The Vicia villosa cultivar HV-30 ecotype Madison, WI linkage group LG1, Vvil1.0, whole genome shotgun sequence genome includes a region encoding these proteins:
- the LOC131634690 gene encoding truncated transcription factor CAULIFLOWER A-like has product MGRGRVQLKRIENKINRQVTFSKRRSGLLKKAQEISVLCDAEVALIVFSTKGKLFEYSSDPCMERILERYERYSYTERQLVANDQSPNENWVLEHAKLKARVEVLQKNQRNYMGEELDGLSLKELQSLEQQLDSALKHIRSRKNQVMYESISELQKKDKALQEHNNLLAKKIKEKEKELAQEELQNSMEVAPIETQPLESMIAGGSLQESCNEETGAETRGSAILPPWMIRPVNE; this is encoded by the exons ATGGGGAGAGGAAGAGTGCAGTTGAAGAGGATTGAGAACAAAATCAATAGACAAGTTACTTTTTCTAAAAGAAGGTCTGGTTTGTTGAAGAAAGCACAAGAGATCTCTGTTCTTTGTGATGCTGAAGTTGCTCTCATCGTTTTCTCTACCAAAGGCAAGCTTTTCGAATACTCCAGCGATCCTTG TATGGAAAGAATTCTTGAACGATATGAGAGATATTCATATACGGAGAGACAGCTTGTTGCAAATGACCAATCACCAAAT GAAAACTGGGTTCTAGAACATGCAAAACTGAAAGCTAGGGTGGAAGTacttcaaaaaaatcaaag gaattatatGGGAGAAGAGTTGGATGGGTTAAGTCTCAAAGAGCTTCAGAGTTTAGAACAACAACTTGATTCTGCTCTCAAACACATTAGATCACGGAAG AACCAAGTCATGTATGAATCTATTTCGGAACTTCAGAAAAAG GATAAGGCACTCCAGGAACATAACAACTTGCTCGCAAAGAAG ATAAAGGAAAAAGAGAAGGAACTTGCTCAAGAGGAGCTGCAAAATAGCATGGAGGTGGCTCCAATTGAAACTCAACCATTGGAATCTATGATTGCAGG AGGGTCCTTACAAGAAAGTTGCAATGAAGAAACTGGAGCAGAAACTCGAGGGAGTGCCATTCTTCCGCCATGGATGATTCGTCCTGTAAACGAATAG